From one Lysinibacillus sp. G4S2 genomic stretch:
- a CDS encoding SRPBCC domain-containing protein, which yields MATGLYCEDIQIEKVRLQEFIQNKEEWAALIPGYLHHEFPNEQNMIWVFQGDFGIIQKAVKVELKCKESNPNQVMFDLIGLSDPINGDGFFEIKQNQDGSCQLIGNLTMKASGFLAGMMNPVLEKFVPQLVEQLVQEMAVKASK from the coding sequence ATGGCTACGGGGTTATATTGCGAAGATATTCAAATTGAGAAAGTAAGGTTGCAGGAGTTTATTCAAAATAAAGAAGAATGGGCTGCACTTATACCAGGTTATTTACATCATGAATTTCCTAATGAACAAAATATGATTTGGGTATTTCAAGGGGATTTTGGAATTATCCAAAAAGCTGTAAAGGTTGAATTAAAGTGTAAAGAGTCCAATCCTAATCAAGTTATGTTTGATTTAATAGGTTTATCAGATCCGATAAATGGTGATGGTTTTTTTGAAATAAAACAGAATCAGGACGGATCATGTCAGCTCATTGGTAATTTAACGATGAAAGCAAGCGGTTTTTTAGCTGGGATGATGAATCCAGTATTAGAAAAATTCGTGCCACAATTAGTGGAACAACTAGTACAAGAAATGGCGGTCAAGGCTAGTAAATAA
- a CDS encoding aminotransferase class I/II-fold pyridoxal phosphate-dependent enzyme, whose protein sequence is MQKKKPIVEGLERFRLQQNISFHVPGHKHGELSHLPRAFKDVMRYDVTELSGLDDLHHPEEMILEAENLLADTYGAMKSFFLVGGSTVGNLAMIYATCKRGDTIIVQRNAHKSIFHAIELVGAKPVFVSPLWDERTLTATHVSYRDLKEAVDYFPEARAVVLTYPTYYGMTSKEIEQQITYCHEKGIPVLVDEAHGAHFSACTLFQPSALTFGADIVVQSAHKTLPAMTMASFMHVNSDLIDVDKINHYLRMLQSSSPSYLLLASLDDARYYVQTYMESDGAYIIEKRNQWVEALRAIGSLEVIEVDDPIKLLLRVDGYSGFQLQEALEAKQVYAELADANQVLLVLPLLKQGHSYPFAEMRVHIKDAITLLLSTPKAEKITASQTAYNFVAITELAYTFDEIEKSEKEWLPYMRTMGRISASMIIPYPPGIPLLVPGEKITVAKLSQLEELLATGATFQGNHRLEEKLIEVIK, encoded by the coding sequence TTGCAAAAGAAAAAGCCGATTGTAGAAGGATTAGAGCGCTTTAGACTACAACAAAATATTTCCTTTCATGTACCAGGGCATAAGCATGGAGAACTGTCCCATCTTCCACGAGCCTTTAAAGATGTAATGCGCTATGATGTGACTGAATTATCGGGTCTTGATGACTTACATCATCCAGAGGAAATGATATTAGAAGCAGAAAATTTGTTGGCAGATACATATGGGGCAATGAAAAGCTTCTTTTTAGTAGGTGGATCTACAGTTGGCAATTTAGCAATGATTTATGCCACATGTAAAAGAGGGGATACGATTATTGTCCAACGTAATGCACATAAGTCTATTTTTCACGCAATTGAGCTTGTTGGAGCAAAGCCTGTATTTGTTTCGCCCCTATGGGATGAACGAACATTAACTGCAACGCATGTTTCTTATAGAGATTTAAAAGAAGCTGTTGATTATTTCCCAGAGGCTCGCGCAGTAGTTTTAACATATCCTACTTACTACGGTATGACATCTAAAGAAATAGAGCAGCAGATTACGTATTGTCATGAAAAAGGTATTCCTGTTTTGGTGGATGAAGCACATGGAGCTCATTTTAGTGCATGTACCTTATTTCAACCATCAGCATTAACATTTGGTGCAGATATAGTCGTACAATCTGCACATAAAACGTTACCTGCTATGACAATGGCATCCTTTATGCATGTTAATTCAGACTTGATTGATGTAGACAAAATAAATCATTATTTACGTATGCTACAATCTAGTAGCCCATCCTATCTTTTATTAGCTTCTTTAGATGATGCACGTTATTATGTACAGACATATATGGAGAGTGACGGTGCATATATAATAGAAAAAAGGAATCAATGGGTAGAGGCATTACGGGCTATTGGCTCTTTGGAAGTTATTGAAGTAGATGATCCAATAAAATTATTGCTCCGCGTTGATGGCTATAGCGGCTTTCAATTACAGGAGGCATTAGAAGCAAAGCAAGTCTATGCAGAACTAGCAGATGCAAATCAAGTATTGCTTGTGTTACCTTTGTTGAAACAGGGACATAGCTATCCATTTGCAGAAATGCGTGTCCATATTAAGGATGCTATAACATTGTTATTAAGTACACCAAAGGCAGAAAAAATAACTGCTTCTCAAACAGCCTATAATTTTGTGGCAATTACGGAACTAGCATATACTTTTGATGAAATTGAAAAGTCGGAAAAAGAATGGTTGCCGTATATGCGTACAATGGGACGTATTTCTGCAAGTATGATTATTCCGTATCCACCAGGCATTCCATTGCTTGTTCCGGGTGAAAAAATAACAGTAGCAAAGCTGAGTCAGCTTGAGGAATTACTAGCTACTGGTGCGACGTTCCAAGGAAATCACCGTTTAGAAGAAAAATTGATTGAGGTCATTAAATAG
- the tmk gene encoding dTMP kinase: MNCNLFITFEGPEGAGKTTVIQKIAERFAQENIDVLATREPGGIEIAEKIRTIILDPAHTAMDERTEALLYAAARSQHYFEKVRPALDAGKMVICDRFIDSSLAYQGYARGIGVDEVLSINEFAIGKKLPDVTILFDLAPEVGLARIHAHGEREVNRLDVESLAFHKKVREGYLQLVERYPERIHVVNADQNIERVVEDVWSLLYEVMQ, encoded by the coding sequence ATGAATTGCAATTTATTTATTACATTTGAAGGTCCAGAGGGTGCTGGAAAAACAACGGTTATTCAAAAAATAGCTGAGCGATTTGCACAAGAAAATATTGATGTATTAGCAACAAGAGAACCTGGTGGTATTGAGATTGCTGAAAAAATTAGGACGATTATTTTAGACCCTGCTCATACAGCTATGGATGAGCGTACAGAGGCATTACTTTATGCAGCGGCGAGAAGTCAGCATTATTTTGAGAAAGTACGACCTGCTTTGGATGCGGGTAAAATGGTTATTTGCGATCGCTTTATTGATTCATCTTTAGCATACCAAGGATATGCACGAGGTATCGGCGTCGATGAAGTATTGTCTATTAATGAGTTTGCAATCGGTAAGAAGTTACCGGATGTGACAATATTATTTGATCTTGCACCAGAGGTTGGCTTAGCACGTATTCATGCTCACGGAGAGCGAGAAGTAAATCGTTTAGATGTTGAAAGTTTAGCTTTTCATAAGAAGGTTCGGGAAGGCTATTTACAGCTAGTGGAGCGTTATCCTGAGCGTATACATGTCGTCAATGCAGACCAAAATATTGAGCGTGTTGTTGAAGATGTATGGTCATTATTATATGAGGTAATGCAGTAA
- a CDS encoding cyclic-di-AMP receptor, with translation MKLVVAVVQDQDSSRLSNALTKNQFRATKLASTGGFLRSGNTTFLIGTEDSLIPKVLDIIRDNCRAREQMVAPVSPLGGNADSYIPYPVEVEVGGATVFVLPIEQFHHF, from the coding sequence ATGAAGTTAGTCGTAGCTGTAGTTCAAGATCAGGATAGCAGCCGTTTATCGAATGCTTTAACGAAAAATCAGTTTCGCGCAACTAAGTTAGCGAGCACAGGAGGATTTTTACGCTCTGGAAATACGACGTTTCTTATTGGGACGGAAGACTCTCTCATACCCAAAGTTTTAGATATTATTCGTGATAATTGTCGAGCACGAGAACAAATGGTTGCACCTGTTTCACCATTAGGTGGAAATGCAGATTCCTATATACCTTATCCTGTGGAGGTAGAGGTAGGAGGAGCGACTGTTTTTGTATTACCAATTGAACAGTTTCACCATTTTTAA
- a CDS encoding YaaR family protein translates to MKINQDIRVGLNTNRKEPLQNNNQNNRFGDMVVKQGTKLQTEQLTRLLGDISTAGDRVARSRNLRELARFKMLVKRFLQETVEHGMELKQSHTWNRFGEGRRLKIIETIDTRLVELAQDILDEEKEAIDLLDKIGEIKGLLINLYM, encoded by the coding sequence TTGAAGATCAATCAAGATATACGTGTCGGGTTAAATACTAATCGCAAAGAGCCACTACAAAATAATAATCAAAATAACCGATTTGGAGATATGGTCGTCAAGCAAGGAACCAAACTGCAAACTGAACAGCTTACACGATTGTTAGGTGATATTTCTACAGCAGGTGACCGTGTTGCAAGATCACGTAATTTACGAGAACTTGCTCGTTTTAAAATGCTTGTTAAACGATTTTTACAAGAAACTGTAGAACATGGTATGGAATTAAAGCAATCCCATACATGGAATCGTTTTGGTGAAGGAAGACGCTTGAAAATTATTGAAACTATTGATACGCGTCTTGTGGAGCTTGCGCAAGATATTTTAGATGAAGAAAAGGAAGCAATTGACCTTCTTGATAAAATCGGTGAGATTAAAGGCTTATTAATTAATTTATATATGTAA
- the holB gene encoding DNA polymerase III subunit delta', with the protein MAKNVEELFTLQPVVMKQLQTIFDKNRLAHAYIFDGEKGTGKVDIMKFFVKLMLCEQPNQNVPCETCRNCRRVDSGNHPNIHQIHPEGQFIKIDQIRELIGEMKMMGVEEGRKIYVLHHADRLNIASANMILKFLEEPDGEVTAILLTEQMQSILPTIRSRCQHIKFQKMPRHILLKHLQDHNISYSMASTVSMMTNELETAIFLANDEQFAHARKTVLKLVEAIRQNVHEAMLVVHEEWLPLFKEKGEMEQALDLLLFAYRDIVSIKANPEAACTYPDMLQTFKEAALHSTYERLSSQMESILQARASLQRNMNRTLMMEQLMLNLQEGYTFV; encoded by the coding sequence ATGGCCAAGAATGTTGAAGAGCTATTCACACTACAACCAGTCGTAATGAAGCAGCTTCAAACGATTTTTGACAAAAATAGATTAGCGCATGCATACATTTTTGATGGCGAAAAAGGGACAGGCAAAGTAGATATTATGAAGTTTTTTGTCAAATTAATGCTATGTGAGCAACCAAATCAAAATGTTCCATGTGAAACATGTCGAAATTGCAGACGTGTTGATTCAGGCAATCATCCGAATATTCATCAAATTCATCCAGAAGGTCAATTTATAAAAATTGATCAAATACGTGAATTAATTGGTGAGATGAAGATGATGGGTGTTGAAGAAGGACGTAAGATTTATGTACTTCATCATGCAGATCGTCTTAATATTGCATCTGCAAACATGATACTTAAATTTTTAGAGGAACCTGATGGTGAGGTCACTGCGATTTTGCTAACGGAACAAATGCAGTCAATATTACCAACGATTCGTTCTCGCTGCCAGCATATTAAATTTCAGAAAATGCCTCGACATATATTGTTAAAGCATTTGCAAGATCACAATATTTCTTACTCGATGGCTTCTACAGTGAGCATGATGACGAACGAGCTCGAAACAGCGATATTTTTAGCAAATGATGAGCAGTTTGCACATGCTCGAAAAACAGTGTTAAAATTAGTAGAGGCAATTCGTCAGAATGTACATGAAGCAATGCTTGTTGTGCATGAAGAATGGTTGCCACTGTTTAAAGAAAAAGGCGAGATGGAGCAGGCATTGGATTTACTACTATTTGCTTACCGTGATATAGTGTCAATAAAAGCTAATCCCGAAGCAGCTTGTACTTATCCAGACATGTTACAGACATTTAAAGAAGCTGCATTACATTCGACTTATGAACGTCTATCTAGTCAAATGGAGTCAATTTTACAGGCACGTGCATCTTTACAGCGTAACATGAATAGGACGTTAATGATGGAGCAGTTAATGCTAAATCTGCAGGAGGGATATACATTTGTATAA